The following are from one region of the Channa argus isolate prfri chromosome 6, Channa argus male v1.0, whole genome shotgun sequence genome:
- the ompa gene encoding olfactory marker protein a, which translates to MGEANNPSDMIVLEFKEDIALTEMMRRRVSSLQRSGQKRQDGERLLLPHEAVYRLDFHNQDLNFNRWYFSLSGHGRVTITGISQLWTPDLTNLMTRQLLEPIGTFWRNTGDPEETPLKYLEADMQEFGERIAELAKVRKVMYFLFAFKDGAEAANLSCSVEFTPEK; encoded by the exons ATGGGCGAGGCCAACAATCCCTCCGACATGATAGTACTGGAATTTAAAGAAGACATTGCACTGACAGAG ATGATGCGCCGTCGGGTGTCGTCTTTGCAACGGTCAGGGCAGAAGCGTCAGGATGGTGAGCGGCTGCTGCTTCCCCATGAGGCTGTTTATCGGCTGGACTTTCACAACCAGGACCTAAACTTTAATCGCTGGTATTTCTCCCTTTCCGGCCATGGTCGTGTCACCATCACCGGTATTTCCCAGCTCTGGACCCCTGACCTTACTAACTTGATGACCCGTCAGCTACTGGAACCAATTGGAACATTTTGGCGTAACACAGGTGACCCCGAAGAGACACCACTCAAATACCTGGAGGCAGACATGCAAGAGTTTGGTGAAAGGATTGCTGAGCTGGCCAAGGTCAGGAAGGTCATGTACTTCCTGTTTGCCTTTAAAGACGGAGCAGAAGCAGCGAATCTCAGCTGTTCGGTAGAATTCACACCAGAGAAATGA